Part of the Flavobacterium sp. MDT1-60 genome, TCAACTTCGTATCGTTGTTGTACCGGTTGTTGTGCCTGAGGTGGAACATTTCTGTAAACCACTTTTGGCTGTTCGTTAACCAACTCCATTCTAACAGCGCTTTGTGTACTGTTTTCGATGCTGTTCATTACCAGACCAACTGCAGTTGCAAACAACGGGCTGGAAATTTCTTCGCTTGAATTTCCTGCTAAATGCTCATTTGGATATCCAATTCTGGTGTCCATTCCGGTAATGTACTCTACTAATTGTTTAATATGTTTTAGTTGAGCTCCACCACCTGTAAGAACGATTCCGGCAATTAATTTTTTACGAGGATCTTCGTGTCCGTACGCTTTAATTTCGGCAAAAACCTGTTCAATAATTTCCACCACACGGGCGTGGATAATTTTAGATAAGTTTTTAAGCGAAATTTCTTTTGGCTCTCTGCCTCTTAATCCTGGAATAGAAACAATTTCGTTGTCTTTATTTTCACCCGGCCAGGCCGATCCAAATTTTATCTTTAAAAGCTCTGCCTGTTTTTCAATAATCGAACATCCTTCTTTGATGTCTTCTGTAATTACATTTCCTCCGAAAGGGATTACAGCAGTATGACGAATGATTCCATCTTTAAAAATGGCTAAATCTGTTGTTCCGCCACCAATATCGATAAGCGCAACACCAGCTTCTTTTTCTTCCTGACTCAAAACAGCATCTGCCGAAGCCAATGGTTCTAATGTCAATCCTGATAATTCAATTCCTGAACTCTGAATACATCTTCCAACATTTCTGATAGAAGAGGCCTGCCCAACTACAACGTGAAAACTAGATTCCAGTCTTCCACCGTACATTCCGATTGGTTCTTTAATTTCAGATTGTCCGTCAATTTTAAATTCCTGAGGCAAAACGTGAATGATTTCTTCTCCCGGTAACATGGCCAGTTTATTTACCTG contains:
- the ftsA gene encoding cell division protein FtsA, which encodes MEKDNIAVGLDIGTTKIVAMIGKKNEYGKLEILGIGKSKSLGVARGVVNNITQTIQSIQQAILEAENNSGYKIKDVVVGIAGQHIRSIQHTDYISRSNPEEVIGEKDIQLLIDQVNKLAMLPGEEIIHVLPQEFKIDGQSEIKEPIGMYGGRLESSFHVVVGQASSIRNVGRCIQSSGIELSGLTLEPLASADAVLSQEEKEAGVALIDIGGGTTDLAIFKDGIIRHTAVIPFGGNVITEDIKEGCSIIEKQAELLKIKFGSAWPGENKDNEIVSIPGLRGREPKEISLKNLSKIIHARVVEIIEQVFAEIKAYGHEDPRKKLIAGIVLTGGGAQLKHIKQLVEYITGMDTRIGYPNEHLAGNSSEEISSPLFATAVGLVMNSIENSTQSAVRMELVNEQPKVVYRNVPPQAQQPVQQRYEVEENYVERVETIEQSREVRNNTTVEAESTETKIRRSFFDRYVDKIKDFLDNAE